The proteins below come from a single Bacillus sp. SM2101 genomic window:
- a CDS encoding MBL fold metallo-hydrolase, with translation MIIYKNQYVTVFQSALFQTTSTVIELPEFVLVVDPTWLPAEVEQIKEYVYRNQGDRKLYLLFTHSDWDHIIGYGAFPDATIIASFELVNKDHKEKVRILEQIYSFDDRNYIERGYEITYPKVNHVIQVDGEQLPIEGTTLTFYKAQGHTDCGIFTVIEPLGIFLAGDYLSNCEFPLIYHSSKAYELTLNKVDGILEQHDIKLMIPGHGSVTEDKSIIKQRKLESMTYIKQLRALLQENNKEQIEKMIEKYRFPRMMKDFHKENQQLLSKELGIS, from the coding sequence ATGATAATATATAAAAATCAATATGTTACAGTGTTTCAAAGTGCATTATTTCAAACGACATCAACAGTTATTGAACTTCCAGAATTTGTATTAGTTGTTGACCCGACATGGTTACCAGCTGAGGTAGAACAAATAAAAGAATATGTTTATCGAAATCAAGGCGATCGAAAGTTATATCTATTATTTACTCACTCGGACTGGGACCATATTATCGGATATGGGGCTTTTCCTGATGCAACGATCATTGCTAGTTTTGAGCTAGTAAACAAAGACCATAAGGAAAAGGTACGTATTCTTGAACAAATCTATTCTTTCGATGATAGGAACTACATTGAGAGAGGGTATGAAATTACTTATCCGAAAGTTAACCACGTCATTCAAGTGGATGGAGAGCAATTGCCTATAGAAGGTACAACACTTACTTTTTATAAAGCGCAAGGTCATACTGATTGTGGAATATTCACAGTTATTGAACCTCTAGGCATTTTTCTAGCAGGTGATTATCTTTCAAATTGCGAATTCCCTCTCATATACCATAGCAGTAAAGCGTATGAACTCACGCTAAATAAAGTAGACGGAATTTTAGAGCAGCACGATATCAAATTAATGATTCCAGGGCATGGGTCTGTAACTGAAGATAAGTCGATTATCAAACAAAGAAAACTAGAATCAATGACGTACATAAAACAGCTTAGAGCGTTGCTCCAGGAAAACAACAAGGAACAAATTGAAAAAATGATAGAGAAATATCGCTTTCCTAGAATGATGAAAGATTTCCATAAGGAAAACCAGCAATTATTAAGTAAAGAGCTAGGAATCTCATAA
- a CDS encoding HAD family hydrolase, with translation MGNYKVILFDLDGTLSDPKIGITKSVQYALKNMNIVENDLDKLECFIGPPLQVSFADYYHFDEEKIERAIELYRERFKDKGMFENVLYPNVPSLLSQLKEQNYKLVVATSKPTVFAEKILNYFHIEQFFDLVVGSNLDGSRASKTEIIQHVLDEYNENELNDFIMIGDRKHDIIGANNTGIDSIGVTYGYGSFEELSIVKPTYIANNVEKIREIFLANKVI, from the coding sequence ATGGGTAATTACAAAGTAATTCTTTTTGATTTAGATGGAACACTTTCAGATCCTAAAATAGGCATAACCAAATCAGTTCAATATGCATTGAAGAACATGAATATTGTTGAGAATGATCTCGATAAGCTTGAATGCTTTATTGGTCCACCTTTACAAGTTTCTTTTGCAGATTATTATCATTTTGATGAGGAGAAAATTGAACGAGCAATTGAATTATATAGAGAGAGGTTCAAGGACAAGGGGATGTTTGAGAATGTCCTATATCCAAATGTTCCTAGCCTGTTAAGTCAACTTAAGGAACAAAATTATAAGTTAGTTGTAGCAACCTCAAAGCCGACAGTATTTGCAGAAAAGATACTCAACTACTTCCATATAGAACAGTTTTTCGACCTTGTAGTTGGTAGCAATCTTGATGGATCAAGGGCATCAAAAACAGAAATTATTCAGCACGTTTTAGATGAGTACAACGAAAATGAGCTGAATGATTTTATTATGATTGGTGACCGTAAGCATGATATAATCGGCGCGAATAATACTGGAATTGATTCCATAGGCGTCACATATGGTTACGGCTCATTTGAAGAACTGAGTATTGTTAAACCTACTTACATTGCAAATAATGTTGAAAAGATTAGGGAGATTTTTTTAGCGAATAAAGTTATATAA
- a CDS encoding IS3 family transposase: protein IKQYMIYYNKYRYQWNLKKMTPVQYRDHLLNVA from the coding sequence AAATTAAGCAATATATGATTTATTACAATAAATACAGATATCAATGGAATTTAAAGAAGATGACCCCTGTTCAATACAGAGATCACCTTCTTAATGTAGCCTAG